A genomic window from Caballeronia sp. SBC1 includes:
- a CDS encoding aldolase: MATNENRIREEICETGASLYERRYTVGTAGNISARLDDGWLITPTDACLGRLDPADIAKVDASGNHVSGGKPSKTLALHRKIYENNSYTHGIVHTHSTHLVALTLTDIWRRDDVLPPITPYYVMKVGHVPLIAYRRPGDPIVAEQVAALASKVRAVLLERLGPVVWEKSVSHASYVLEELEETARLWLLARSTNAPLPEPLDETDIDDLRKTFNARW; encoded by the coding sequence ATGGCGACCAATGAGAATCGCATTCGCGAGGAAATTTGCGAGACGGGCGCGAGTCTTTATGAGCGTCGTTATACGGTTGGCACTGCCGGGAACATCAGTGCGCGACTTGACGACGGCTGGCTGATCACGCCGACCGATGCCTGCCTCGGACGCCTCGATCCGGCCGATATCGCCAAGGTCGATGCATCAGGCAATCACGTGTCTGGCGGTAAGCCATCGAAGACGTTGGCGCTGCATCGCAAGATCTACGAGAACAATTCCTACACGCACGGGATTGTCCACACGCACTCCACGCATCTGGTCGCTTTGACGCTTACCGATATCTGGCGCCGCGACGACGTCTTGCCGCCGATCACGCCGTACTACGTGATGAAGGTCGGCCATGTGCCGTTGATCGCGTACCGGCGTCCTGGCGACCCCATTGTCGCGGAACAAGTCGCGGCGCTTGCGTCGAAGGTGCGTGCCGTCCTGCTGGAAAGGCTGGGGCCGGTTGTCTGGGAAAAATCGGTCAGCCATGCGTCGTATGTGCTGGAAGAGCTTGAGGAAACCGCACGGCTTTGGCTTCTCGCGCGTTCGACGAACGCACCGCTTCCTGAGCCGCTCGACGAGACGGACATCGACGATCTGCGCAAGACCTTCAACGCGCGCTGGTAG
- the otnI gene encoding 2-oxo-tetronate isomerase gives MPRFAANLTMMYTEHAFLDRFAAAAKDGFKAVEFLFPYDFAAAEIKARLGEHGLTQALFNAPPGDWAAGERGIASLPGREEEFARALDKALEYTAVLGNETLHVMAGLITPEQSREKHRAVYLKSLELAANAARAAGITIVIEPINTRDIPGFFLNRQDEAQAICEEIGAPNLKVQFDCYHCQIVEGDLAVKLRRDMKRPHAGIGHIQIAGVPERHEPDLGELNYPYLFDLIDSLGYEGWIGCEYRPKAATSDGLGWIKPYLQRA, from the coding sequence ATGCCCCGTTTTGCCGCCAATCTCACGATGATGTACACCGAACACGCGTTCCTCGACCGTTTCGCGGCTGCAGCGAAGGATGGGTTCAAGGCCGTGGAGTTCCTGTTCCCCTATGACTTCGCCGCAGCCGAAATCAAAGCGCGACTCGGCGAACATGGCCTCACGCAGGCCTTGTTCAACGCGCCACCGGGCGACTGGGCGGCGGGCGAACGCGGGATCGCTTCGCTGCCGGGACGCGAGGAAGAATTCGCGCGTGCACTCGATAAAGCGCTGGAATATACCGCCGTACTCGGCAACGAGACCTTGCATGTAATGGCGGGTCTCATCACGCCGGAACAGTCGCGCGAAAAACATCGCGCGGTGTATCTGAAGAGCCTCGAACTGGCCGCGAACGCAGCACGCGCAGCGGGCATTACGATCGTTATCGAACCGATCAATACCCGCGACATCCCCGGTTTTTTCCTCAACCGCCAGGACGAAGCGCAAGCGATCTGCGAAGAGATCGGCGCGCCAAACCTCAAGGTGCAATTCGATTGTTACCACTGCCAGATTGTGGAGGGTGACCTCGCGGTCAAACTTCGGCGTGACATGAAACGCCCGCATGCAGGCATCGGTCATATCCAGATCGCGGGCGTGCCGGAGCGGCATGAACCGGACCTGGGCGAACTGAATTATCCGTACCTGTTCGACCTGATCGATTCGCTCGGCTACGAGGGCTGGATCGGCTGTGAATACCGGCCGAAAGCGGCGACGTCCGATGGGCTTGGCTGGATCAAACCTTATCTGCAACGTGCGTGA
- the denD gene encoding D-erythronate dehydrogenase, with the protein MNILITGGAGFLGQRLARRLLERGTLMGKTITGLTLLDVVRPPDLGDKRVRPETGDIADRSVLERCIGADTHAIFHLAAIVSGQAEADFELGMRINLDASRLLLDVCRSLGHAPRVLFTSSVAVYGGTLPEVVRDDTALNPKSSYGTQKAIAELLLCDYSRRGFVDGRVLRLPTISVRPGRPNAAASSFASGIIREPLNGERSVCPVGGDVRLWLLSPKQAIESLIAGCELEQAELGTWPVVNMPGLSVSVTEMVDALKEVAGEKVAALIDWQPDPKIEKIVGSWPGAWETERGEKLGLSADHNFSDVIRAFIEESKSAGA; encoded by the coding sequence ATGAATATTCTCATTACCGGCGGCGCCGGCTTTCTCGGACAACGGCTCGCGCGCCGTCTTCTCGAACGCGGCACGCTGATGGGCAAGACGATCACCGGACTTACACTGCTGGACGTTGTGCGTCCGCCGGATCTGGGCGACAAGCGCGTGCGACCCGAGACCGGCGATATTGCGGATCGCAGCGTGCTCGAGCGGTGCATTGGTGCGGACACCCACGCGATCTTTCATCTCGCCGCGATCGTGAGCGGCCAGGCCGAAGCGGATTTCGAACTGGGCATGCGCATTAATCTTGATGCATCGCGCCTGCTGCTCGATGTGTGCCGCTCGCTCGGCCATGCACCGCGGGTGTTGTTCACCAGTTCGGTCGCGGTGTATGGGGGCACGCTACCCGAGGTCGTTCGCGACGATACCGCGTTGAATCCGAAGTCATCGTATGGAACGCAAAAAGCGATCGCTGAGTTGCTCCTGTGCGACTACTCGCGACGCGGTTTCGTCGATGGCCGCGTGCTGCGCCTGCCGACCATCAGCGTGCGTCCAGGGCGGCCGAATGCGGCGGCATCGTCATTTGCAAGCGGCATCATTCGCGAGCCCTTGAATGGCGAGCGCTCGGTGTGTCCGGTCGGCGGCGACGTGCGTTTGTGGTTGCTGTCGCCGAAGCAGGCGATTGAGTCGCTGATCGCCGGTTGCGAGCTTGAACAGGCCGAGCTTGGCACATGGCCGGTCGTCAACATGCCGGGACTTTCGGTCAGCGTGACGGAAATGGTCGATGCGTTGAAAGAAGTCGCTGGAGAAAAAGTGGCTGCGCTGATCGACTGGCAACCGGACCCGAAGATCGAAAAGATTGTCGGAAGCTGGCCGGGTGCATGGGAGACGGAACGAGGCGAAAAGCTGGGACTGTCGGCCGATCACAACTTCAGCGACGTTATTCGCGCCTTCATTGAAGAGAGCAAATCCGCTGGCGCTTGA
- a CDS encoding response regulator, with translation MSTERRGVRILIVEDEPKLAAVMADYLHIEGFETTWISDGAEVIPFIRTTPPALMLLDLMLPGRNGMDICREVRQFSTLPVIILTARVDEADRLRGLEIGADDYVCKPFSPREVVARVKAILRRAAPPAATAVLVATGLEVDQEFHSARLDGEELKLTPVELRMLALLMKSPGRIFPRDYLLNQLYDDHRVVTDRTIDSHIKNLRRKLQVVRPDSEPIVSVYGVGYRLEL, from the coding sequence ATGAGTACCGAGCGACGCGGCGTTCGAATCCTGATCGTCGAGGATGAGCCGAAGCTGGCGGCGGTCATGGCGGACTATCTGCATATCGAAGGATTCGAAACGACGTGGATCAGCGACGGCGCCGAGGTGATTCCGTTCATTCGCACCACCCCGCCCGCGCTGATGCTGCTCGACCTGATGCTGCCCGGGCGCAACGGAATGGATATATGCCGCGAGGTGCGGCAGTTCTCAACGCTTCCGGTGATCATCCTGACGGCTCGCGTAGATGAGGCCGATCGTCTGCGCGGCCTCGAAATTGGAGCCGATGATTACGTCTGCAAGCCCTTCAGTCCGCGCGAGGTGGTCGCGCGGGTAAAGGCCATCCTGAGACGTGCGGCCCCGCCGGCAGCAACAGCGGTCCTCGTTGCAACGGGCCTTGAGGTGGACCAGGAATTTCATAGCGCACGGCTCGACGGCGAGGAACTGAAGTTGACGCCGGTCGAGTTGCGTATGTTGGCATTACTAATGAAATCACCGGGCAGGATCTTCCCGCGTGATTACCTGCTCAATCAGCTTTACGACGATCACCGGGTCGTGACCGATCGCACCATCGACAGTCACATCAAAAACCTGCGCCGCAAACTCCAGGTCGTGCGCCCTGACAGCGAGCCGATTGTTTCGGTGTACGGCGTGGGGTATCGGCTGGAACTTTAG
- a CDS encoding ATP-binding protein — protein MKALGTRSRARAGKIRFGITWKMFLAVLIACLTISLTMGYALRLSFENGFLHYVRARDAGRLNAVMAKVTAEYAAHGSWDFLRQHPEEWITLLDAAHDQALRQEMVEAQTNKLPSWRTFPGSASVQQMLGPLSGNEEGSHWGMRLPAPAFADSGVAANRDRSAGRDVTYDEPSYERPPRPLMGRAGRGNPQPATLYDTNHELVATTDAEPPPDAALKPVVYNGKIVGWVAANAPNTLSDAADIAFQAQQARATWEIAGVAVIVAALVAMLLARIVLAPVKRLMIATHRLAGGDYTTRVAAGRRDELDRLAGDFNVLADSLQRAERSRRDFIADISHELRTPLAVLRSELEAIEDGVHAFDHHSLASLQTEVAMLNKLIEDLYELSLSDVGALSYRKVPADIGQLVRASVEAMRESFRAKQIALSLTLPEPSAQESQQASPNGAAGMIFQVDPARFVQLLKNLLLNSLRYTDPGGSVCVSVTVGPRGWQLDIQDSLPGVPAEALPHLFERLYRVDESRSRQSGGAGLGLALCRAIVTAHGGTTIARPSPLGGVWITAYFEPEGGVA, from the coding sequence TTGAAAGCACTTGGAACCCGCTCCCGCGCGCGGGCGGGCAAGATTCGCTTCGGGATTACGTGGAAGATGTTCCTCGCGGTGCTGATCGCCTGCCTGACGATTTCCCTCACGATGGGATACGCGCTGCGCCTGAGCTTCGAGAACGGCTTCCTGCATTACGTCCGCGCGCGCGACGCCGGGCGGCTGAACGCCGTCATGGCCAAGGTGACGGCCGAATACGCCGCTCACGGCAGCTGGGATTTCCTGCGCCAGCATCCCGAAGAATGGATAACGCTGCTCGACGCCGCGCATGATCAGGCTCTCAGGCAGGAGATGGTCGAGGCGCAGACAAACAAGCTGCCAAGTTGGCGCACCTTCCCCGGCAGCGCAAGCGTGCAACAAATGCTCGGGCCGCTCTCTGGCAACGAAGAGGGTTCACATTGGGGCATGCGCCTGCCCGCGCCCGCATTCGCCGACTCGGGCGTGGCGGCAAACCGCGACCGCAGCGCCGGACGAGACGTGACGTACGATGAACCGTCCTACGAGCGTCCTCCGCGCCCGCTGATGGGACGCGCCGGACGTGGCAATCCCCAGCCTGCCACGCTCTACGACACCAATCATGAGCTGGTCGCCACGACTGATGCCGAGCCACCGCCCGACGCCGCCCTCAAGCCGGTGGTCTACAACGGCAAGATAGTCGGCTGGGTCGCGGCCAACGCGCCCAATACACTCTCCGATGCCGCCGATATCGCGTTCCAGGCCCAGCAGGCGCGCGCGACCTGGGAGATCGCTGGCGTGGCCGTGATCGTGGCTGCACTGGTTGCCATGCTGCTTGCGCGGATCGTGCTGGCACCGGTCAAGCGCCTGATGATCGCCACTCACCGGCTCGCGGGCGGCGACTACACCACGCGGGTCGCCGCCGGACGCCGGGATGAACTGGACCGGCTTGCGGGTGACTTCAATGTGCTCGCGGACTCGCTCCAGCGCGCGGAACGCTCGCGCCGGGATTTCATCGCCGATATTTCGCACGAGCTGCGCACGCCCCTGGCGGTATTGCGCAGCGAACTGGAAGCGATCGAAGACGGCGTACATGCATTCGATCACCATTCGCTGGCCTCGCTGCAAACCGAAGTCGCCATGCTGAACAAATTGATCGAAGACCTGTACGAGTTATCGCTGAGCGATGTCGGTGCGTTGAGCTACCGGAAGGTGCCGGCCGACATCGGACAGTTGGTGCGCGCATCGGTCGAAGCAATGCGGGAGTCATTCAGGGCCAAACAGATCGCATTGAGCCTGACGCTGCCGGAGCCGTCGGCGCAAGAGTCGCAGCAAGCGTCACCTAATGGCGCAGCCGGCATGATCTTCCAGGTCGATCCCGCGCGCTTTGTGCAGTTGCTTAAGAACCTGCTGCTCAATTCGTTGCGTTACACCGATCCGGGCGGAAGCGTATGCGTCTCGGTGACCGTTGGCCCTCGCGGCTGGCAACTCGATATTCAGGATTCTCTGCCGGGCGTACCTGCCGAAGCGTTGCCGCATCTGTTCGAACGCTTGTATAGAGTCGATGAATCACGTAGTCGCCAGAGCGGTGGCGCGGGCCTCGGGCTTGCACTATGCCGCGCCATTGTGACCGCGCACGGCGGGACCACGATTGCTCGGCCATCACCGCTTGGCGGGGTCTGGATAACAGCCTATTTTGAACCGGAAGGAGGCGTGGCATGA
- a CDS encoding DUF2866 domain-containing protein: MHTASSVQHTPSKVFGRIASPSCDNGNRRAAKAPEATSASAAQRVIKLRGARVSEALPRPWGECCRIVEWVNREGQYSCLAVPGDASEDEIRHRMRSHRNGPQYLVTDDRELPAKVVLPRA; this comes from the coding sequence ATGCACACCGCGTCGAGCGTTCAGCACACCCCATCGAAGGTCTTCGGACGCATCGCGTCGCCGTCTTGTGACAACGGTAATCGGCGCGCGGCGAAGGCACCCGAGGCCACCTCGGCGAGCGCTGCGCAACGAGTCATCAAGCTGCGTGGCGCACGGGTGTCAGAAGCGCTGCCGCGGCCGTGGGGCGAGTGCTGCAGGATTGTGGAATGGGTCAATCGCGAAGGGCAATATTCGTGTCTCGCGGTGCCGGGCGACGCATCGGAAGATGAAATTCGACATCGCATGCGCTCGCACAGGAACGGTCCGCAGTACCTCGTGACGGACGACCGTGAGTTGCCGGCGAAGGTGGTGTTGCCGCGGGCATAA
- a CDS encoding winged helix-turn-helix domain-containing protein, producing the protein MKTRIFFVEANPAIHGNLRDVLESRYMDVHTLSGGSALIGRMEHDVPALIVLRDGLPDMKASAVLRALQQAGHDTPVIVIGDAVNTLDSVELIVCLELGADDYVRMPCNPRELLSRVENVLRRAPHKSQMPANTMGRCDIGDFVLDFRARMLTRHGAPVALHSSTFALLRLFAEHPLEVLSRRIIADKLRGAGEGHCDRSLDVLVCRLRRIVEPDPSTPRLIQTIRGRGYVFTPSGMSAAPPYYDELDVMPPAQAWKRASAVNSYA; encoded by the coding sequence ATGAAAACACGCATCTTTTTTGTCGAGGCCAATCCGGCTATCCACGGGAATCTTCGCGATGTCCTGGAAAGCCGCTACATGGACGTCCACACGCTCAGCGGCGGCAGCGCGTTGATCGGGCGCATGGAGCACGACGTCCCGGCGCTGATCGTGTTGCGGGACGGCTTGCCCGACATGAAGGCGTCGGCCGTCCTGCGGGCGCTCCAACAGGCCGGCCATGACACGCCGGTAATCGTGATCGGCGACGCGGTGAACACGCTCGACTCGGTGGAACTGATCGTATGCCTCGAACTGGGCGCCGATGATTACGTCAGGATGCCTTGCAATCCACGCGAGCTGCTGTCGCGGGTCGAGAACGTGCTGCGCCGCGCACCGCACAAATCCCAGATGCCAGCGAATACGATGGGACGATGCGACATCGGCGATTTTGTCCTCGATTTCCGGGCCCGCATGCTGACTCGCCATGGCGCGCCCGTTGCCCTCCATTCGAGCACGTTCGCGTTGCTGCGCCTCTTCGCGGAACATCCGCTGGAGGTGCTGTCCCGACGGATCATCGCCGACAAATTGCGCGGCGCCGGCGAAGGGCATTGCGACCGTTCGCTGGATGTGCTGGTCTGCCGGTTGCGGCGGATTGTCGAACCTGACCCTTCGACGCCTCGCCTGATCCAGACCATTCGCGGGCGCGGTTATGTCTTCACCCCGTCCGGGATGAGCGCCGCTCCCCCGTATTACGACGAACTCGATGTCATGCCGCCGGCACAAGCGTGGAAGCGGGCCTCTGCGGTGAACAGCTACGCGTAG
- a CDS encoding glycosyltransferase family 9 protein: protein MNNRTSPSARALAPFGRVAFVTSNAIGDTLVSMVIVRNLIDNGIDVTVFGTPAHALRHWFPGVTILALPQDNLATEFAQYDTVFQMQWNQPLRDLVDVHPHVVTLHDVEFGDRPGCMAQRFADFCRDDLALSAPVLDNGMTAPARLVHRRNAKRVMIHPEASTEDKRWLSQRFVRLAQRLRKRGYDVQFVIAPHERERWSNLATLDIPAPHFANLHELACCVYESGWFIGNDSGIGHLASNLGVPSLSLFRRRRVAERWRPAWGIVDVVLPWQWVPTAFLKEKLWRQTLTCNRVLAAFARLTRQAARPHG, encoded by the coding sequence ATGAATAACCGCACCAGTCCCTCGGCGCGTGCGCTTGCCCCGTTCGGCCGGGTCGCGTTCGTGACGTCCAACGCGATAGGCGACACATTGGTGTCAATGGTGATCGTCAGGAACCTGATTGATAACGGCATTGACGTCACCGTGTTCGGCACGCCCGCGCATGCGCTTCGGCACTGGTTTCCCGGCGTCACTATCCTGGCACTGCCGCAGGACAACCTCGCCACCGAGTTCGCTCAGTACGACACGGTCTTCCAGATGCAATGGAACCAGCCGCTGCGCGATCTCGTCGATGTCCATCCTCACGTGGTCACGTTGCACGACGTCGAATTCGGCGACCGCCCGGGTTGCATGGCGCAGCGCTTTGCTGACTTCTGCCGGGACGATCTGGCGTTGAGTGCGCCGGTGCTGGATAACGGTATGACAGCGCCTGCGCGCCTCGTGCATCGCAGGAATGCCAAGCGCGTGATGATTCACCCCGAGGCCAGCACCGAGGACAAACGCTGGCTCTCGCAGCGCTTCGTGAGGCTTGCCCAGCGCTTGCGCAAGCGCGGTTATGACGTGCAGTTCGTGATCGCGCCGCATGAGCGCGAACGCTGGAGCAATCTTGCGACGTTGGATATTCCGGCCCCCCATTTTGCGAACCTGCACGAGCTTGCCTGCTGCGTGTACGAGTCGGGCTGGTTTATCGGCAACGACTCGGGCATTGGCCATCTCGCCTCGAATCTCGGCGTTCCGAGTCTGAGCCTGTTCCGGCGTCGCCGGGTGGCCGAGCGTTGGCGGCCCGCGTGGGGCATTGTCGATGTGGTGTTGCCGTGGCAGTGGGTGCCGACCGCGTTTCTGAAAGAGAAACTATGGCGGCAAACGCTGACGTGCAACCGCGTGCTTGCGGCATTCGCACGGCTGACCCGGCAGGCAGCGCGTCCGCACGGCTAG
- a CDS encoding glycosyltransferase family 9 protein, whose protein sequence is MPHATQPLSSVALILSSALGDSLLMMTVARNLRLNGVSVTVFGQQINNMRSWFPGMDIEPELKPDDCAEKLSRFDTVIQLHANKPFVNLERLHPKVMILAHLCSANSTESMAERLTRFCRDDLRLTLVDKGNGITPLPGLTHRQRSLRVAIHPMASTTDKCWLASRFIGLAIKLRDSGFDPQFVVAPEERAHWTHIEQFGLTLTDLGPLDQVAGWLYESGWFIGNDSGVGHLASSLQIPTLSLFMRRGTARTWRPGWGVGQVLIGSAYLPTGWLKERYWKYMLSVNKVSEAFDRLRALTANA, encoded by the coding sequence ATGCCGCACGCAACCCAGCCACTATCGAGTGTGGCATTGATCCTCTCGTCGGCGCTCGGCGATTCGCTGCTGATGATGACCGTTGCACGCAATCTCAGATTGAATGGTGTGTCGGTCACTGTGTTCGGCCAGCAAATCAATAACATGCGGAGCTGGTTTCCCGGCATGGATATTGAACCTGAACTGAAACCGGACGACTGCGCGGAAAAACTCTCCCGCTTCGACACCGTGATCCAGCTCCACGCCAACAAACCGTTTGTGAACCTTGAACGGCTGCATCCCAAGGTCATGATCCTGGCCCATTTGTGCAGCGCCAATTCGACGGAGTCGATGGCCGAACGCCTGACCCGCTTCTGCCGCGACGACCTGCGCCTGACCCTCGTCGACAAGGGCAACGGCATCACGCCCCTGCCCGGCCTGACGCATCGCCAGCGCTCGCTGCGCGTCGCGATCCACCCCATGGCAAGCACGACCGACAAATGCTGGTTGGCGTCACGCTTCATCGGTCTTGCGATCAAGCTGCGGGACAGCGGGTTTGACCCGCAATTCGTCGTAGCGCCCGAGGAACGCGCGCACTGGACGCATATTGAACAGTTCGGGCTCACGCTCACCGATCTCGGACCGCTCGATCAGGTCGCCGGGTGGCTCTACGAGTCCGGCTGGTTCATCGGCAACGATTCGGGTGTGGGCCACCTTGCGTCGAGCCTCCAGATCCCCACGCTATCGCTCTTCATGCGCCGCGGCACCGCTCGCACATGGCGCCCCGGCTGGGGTGTGGGTCAGGTGCTGATCGGCAGCGCGTATCTGCCGACCGGGTGGCTCAAGGAGCGTTACTGGAAATACATGCTGTCGGTCAACAAGGTGTCTGAGGCATTCGACCGGCTACGCGCACTCACGGCCAACGCATGA